In Sedimentibacter sp. MB31-C6, one genomic interval encodes:
- a CDS encoding dihydroorotase: protein MLLIKNGRVIDPKSKRDEFLDLLIDGNIIKKLEKKIDYCSSNCNVIDAKGKIVSPGFIDVHVHFRDPGFTYKEDIQTGSMAAARGGYTTVICMANTNPIVDNIDTLKYIIKECEKSPINVYQTASITEKLKGKNIVDMELLKHNGAIGFTDDGVPILDSKIAIKSMEIAKELNLPLSFHEEDPNLIGLAGINDGSISKKMGINGASNLAEDVMVARDCVLALETKAKVNIQHISSGNSVDIIRNAKAKGANITAEVSPHHFSLTEDAVLLYGTNAKMNPPLRTEYDRMKLIEGIKDDTIDIIATDHAPHSEEEKKREFAKAPSGIIGLETSLALGITNLVNKNHISLSKLIEKITINPALLYNLDLGYIDVGSKADIVIFDPIEKWVVKKFYSKSSNTPFIGQELFGKVKFTICNGKIIYQDDSSS, encoded by the coding sequence ATGTTACTTATAAAAAATGGTAGAGTTATTGATCCAAAATCAAAAAGAGATGAATTTTTAGATTTATTGATAGATGGAAATATAATTAAGAAGTTAGAAAAGAAAATAGATTATTGTAGTAGCAATTGTAATGTTATCGATGCCAAAGGAAAAATTGTATCCCCAGGCTTTATTGATGTACATGTCCATTTTAGGGACCCTGGTTTTACATATAAAGAGGACATTCAGACAGGTTCTATGGCTGCAGCAAGAGGGGGGTATACAACTGTTATTTGTATGGCAAATACAAATCCAATAGTTGATAATATAGACACTTTGAAGTATATTATAAAAGAATGTGAAAAATCTCCAATCAATGTTTATCAGACTGCTTCTATAACAGAGAAATTAAAAGGAAAAAATATTGTTGATATGGAGTTGTTAAAACATAATGGTGCAATAGGATTTACTGATGACGGTGTTCCAATATTGGATAGTAAGATAGCTATTAAATCAATGGAAATAGCGAAAGAATTGAATTTACCTTTGAGTTTTCATGAAGAAGATCCAAATTTAATTGGTCTTGCAGGAATAAACGATGGGTCTATTTCTAAAAAAATGGGTATTAATGGTGCATCTAATTTAGCTGAAGATGTTATGGTCGCTAGAGACTGTGTACTAGCCCTTGAAACTAAAGCAAAAGTTAATATTCAACATATAAGTTCTGGTAATTCAGTTGATATTATTAGGAATGCAAAGGCTAAAGGAGCAAATATAACTGCTGAGGTTTCTCCACACCATTTTTCATTAACAGAAGATGCAGTGTTATTATATGGGACAAATGCAAAAATGAACCCTCCATTGAGAACTGAGTATGATAGAATGAAATTAATTGAGGGTATAAAAGATGATACCATTGATATAATTGCAACAGATCATGCACCTCATTCCGAAGAAGAGAAAAAAAGAGAATTTGCAAAGGCTCCAAGCGGGATAATTGGACTTGAAACATCGTTAGCTCTTGGAATAACAAATTTAGTCAATAAAAATCATATTAGTTTATCAAAACTTATTGAGAAAATTACAATAAATCCCGCTTTGCTGTATAATCTTGATTTAGGATATATAGATGTAGGATCTAAAGCTGATATTGTAATTTTTGATCCAATAGAAAAATGGGTAGTTAAGAAATTTTATTCTAAGTCATCAAATACTCCGTTTATTGGTCAAGAATTGTTTGGTAAAGTAAAATTCACCATATGCAATGGTAAAATAATATATCAAGATGATTCTTCATCTTAA
- a CDS encoding aminotransferase class V-fold PLP-dependent enzyme has product MIYLDNAATTFTKPKSVYQNVMKAMKSYGANPGRGSHGMAIEGAKVIYETRELLAKLFKLDDPMKVIFTFNATDGLNLAIKGILKSGDHVIATEMDHNSVLRPIKELELKGVENTIVTCSEDGSIRVEDIVKAIKSNTKLIVTTHVSNLTGTIFPIEAIGKICKSKNITYLVDAAQSAGVLDIDVNKQNIDILSVPGHKGLLGPQGTGALLINSEIEIDYYKVGGTGSESSNLRQPNFYPDKFEAGTPNLPGVAGLNAGVKYILDRGTDSILNHEKSLLDLFITEVEKNPKIKIYGPKRIEHRCGVVPINILDIDSSEVAYLLDTEYNIAVRPGLHCAPLAHKAIGTEKIGAVRFSVGPFNKNNDIKLAIKALNEISMQ; this is encoded by the coding sequence ATGATTTATTTAGATAATGCTGCTACAACTTTTACAAAGCCAAAATCAGTATATCAAAATGTGATGAAAGCTATGAAAAGCTATGGAGCTAATCCTGGAAGAGGAAGCCACGGAATGGCTATAGAAGGAGCAAAGGTAATTTATGAAACTAGGGAACTATTAGCTAAGCTTTTCAAATTAGATGATCCTATGAAAGTTATATTTACCTTTAATGCAACAGATGGTCTTAATTTAGCAATTAAAGGAATATTGAAATCAGGTGATCATGTTATAGCTACAGAAATGGATCATAATTCTGTTTTAAGGCCAATAAAGGAACTTGAATTAAAGGGAGTAGAAAACACTATAGTGACATGCTCTGAAGATGGAAGTATTAGGGTAGAAGATATTGTAAAAGCAATTAAAAGTAATACAAAATTAATTGTAACCACACATGTTTCAAATTTAACGGGAACAATTTTTCCAATTGAAGCAATTGGAAAAATATGTAAATCAAAAAATATAACATATTTGGTTGATGCTGCTCAAAGTGCAGGAGTACTTGATATTGATGTAAACAAACAAAATATAGACATATTATCAGTACCGGGTCATAAAGGATTACTAGGACCACAGGGTACGGGTGCCCTGTTAATAAATAGTGAAATAGAAATAGATTATTATAAGGTAGGTGGAACTGGAAGTGAGTCAAGTAATTTAAGACAGCCAAATTTTTATCCTGATAAATTTGAAGCAGGTACACCGAACTTGCCAGGAGTAGCTGGGTTAAATGCAGGAGTTAAGTATATTCTAGACAGAGGCACAGATTCGATTTTAAACCACGAAAAAAGTCTTTTAGACCTATTCATCACAGAAGTAGAAAAGAACCCTAAAATCAAAATATATGGCCCGAAAAGAATAGAACATCGATGTGGCGTTGTTCCGATTAACATTTTAGATATAGATTCTTCAGAAGTTGCATATTTATTAGATACAGAATATAATATAGCTGTTAGACCAGGACTTCATTGTGCACCATTGGCGCATAAGGCAATAGGAACTGAAAAAATAGGAGCTGTAAGATTTAGTGTTGGTCCTTTTAATAAAAACAATGACATTAAGCTTGCTATAAAAGCATTAAACGAAATATCAATGCAATAA